In Treponema sp. OMZ 798, the following proteins share a genomic window:
- a CDS encoding RHS repeat-associated core domain-containing protein: MKTKLCIYSQPNYLTRTAIEAEILFAVCLSKKQALTGGKSLACEDKCSKKIGAESAVLNFVFFILIKNKIEQSAKRNSLLKKTTDRTFENRRSRYKEPSKNKAEAYRVYVEHLFLRSDAGDARIFSKEVIHDGLGRINYTAKEGEVYIDGTDYQTQTGWNVSGAVYYDEDGRKKGEGQPVFYGGDIQNELSGSSSQILLYEKLNELKHPTSYEYDGLGRVIKTTLPDGNSQKTEYSIDASLQITKTTDPLENINISKKDIRGNIKEVERRDKNNTLLTKAKYEYSVLGEMLRAYDAKDNLLAVNYDMLGRRISLESLDMGRKEWSYDDKGRLEYETDSVLRSKLASIKYEYDGLDRIIKIDYPFSEDVEYEYGAPGEKGAGEVIRKKDETGETMYSYGLLNEVKVETRTIKRGRDFQKPVTAVFNYEADYLGRMQSISYPDGEVLTYSYDKGGQLKGVTGTKGIETYRYVDNILYDEHAQRVYIKYGNGVETRYTYDPARRWLKDIKTENKDKNLVFQKINYNFDAVGNVEGYINTSSKYETSQSYSYDALYQLIKAEGTHKQYGGINPNPDNPHPSNPLHTNKYRQTFAFDIIGNMTNKSSTTNLPGGSIGTTDDTKLNYESDYEYDSKYAHRLIRAGTRYYRYDANGNITAEKDGKFSDKEDLTFTYSYFAEHDVYGVDYGFDLEPPEDDPANLESGGTTSTTPTGGYRRDYTWNERNLLVKSDDKLNTVIYRYGDDGQRALKFTQQSNNETLYFNNFYSVHQVAHEPNHEHGLRVSKHIFVGNSRLVTAMTHADNHGDTTEQTEKRYYYHADHLQSAQFITDWNGMQYEHIEYTPYGELWIEETAPGIDKLPFRFTGKELDEETGLYYYGARYLDPKYSRWLSGDPALNDYIPKAPIDDEAKKHNENLPGMGGVFNVVNLHLYHYAGNNPVKYTDPDGRKSRSISSNELSYIEEILGTIGKNINNNVTIKSSPINGSASLAWKTIYLDKEIFNNPLASDHGKKTLIHEAFHQVQYFFDSAGAGIIPLPKLFPSAWDRLVINERIYSLFSDVYKSGDYELTDISKYNKLSDIPYLEGQAQLVGIYAALYTKFRRGDKMSDKDRAALKDMNRILINSGITSEATKWVSENLQD; encoded by the coding sequence ATGAAAACAAAACTTTGTATTTATTCACAACCTAACTATCTCACTCGGACAGCGATTGAAGCAGAAATCCTTTTTGCGGTGTGTTTAAGCAAAAAGCAAGCTCTGACCGGAGGGAAGAGCCTTGCCTGTGAAGACAAATGCAGCAAAAAGATTGGAGCGGAAAGCGCGGTGCTTAATTTTGTTTTCTTCATACTGATAAAAAACAAAATTGAGCAGTCCGCCAAAAGAAACTCATTACTGAAAAAAACTACTGACAGGACTTTTGAAAATAGGCGGAGCAGATACAAGGAGCCTAGTAAAAATAAAGCGGAGGCGTATCGGGTATACGTCGAGCATTTATTTTTGCGTAGCGACGCAGGAGATGCCCGCATATTTTCAAAAGAGGTAATCCACGATGGCTTAGGACGCATAAACTACACAGCCAAAGAAGGAGAAGTATACATAGACGGAACCGATTACCAAACTCAAACAGGCTGGAATGTTTCGGGAGCGGTTTATTATGATGAAGACGGAAGAAAAAAAGGAGAAGGACAGCCCGTGTTCTATGGAGGAGATATACAAAATGAATTAAGCGGAAGCTCAAGCCAAATCCTTTTATATGAAAAATTAAACGAATTAAAACATCCTACAAGCTATGAATATGACGGACTAGGCCGCGTAATAAAAACAACCCTTCCCGATGGAAACAGTCAAAAAACGGAATACTCGATAGATGCTTCGCTTCAAATAACAAAAACAACCGACCCATTGGAAAACATAAACATCAGTAAAAAAGATATAAGAGGAAACATAAAAGAAGTAGAAAGACGGGATAAAAACAACACTCTCCTTACTAAGGCAAAATACGAATACTCTGTTCTTGGCGAGATGCTGCGAGCCTACGACGCTAAAGACAACTTATTAGCAGTAAACTATGACATGCTCGGAAGGCGTATAAGTTTAGAAAGCCTTGATATGGGAAGAAAAGAATGGAGCTATGACGATAAAGGCCGATTGGAATATGAGACGGATTCAGTCCTGCGCTCAAAATTAGCGTCAATAAAATATGAATACGACGGACTGGACAGAATAATAAAAATAGACTATCCTTTTAGTGAAGATGTAGAATATGAATACGGAGCACCGGGAGAAAAAGGAGCGGGAGAAGTAATCCGCAAAAAAGATGAAACAGGAGAGACAATGTACAGCTACGGCCTACTAAACGAGGTAAAGGTAGAAACACGGACAATAAAGAGGGGAAGAGACTTCCAAAAACCCGTAACCGCCGTCTTTAACTACGAAGCCGACTACCTTGGCAGAATGCAAAGCATAAGCTACCCCGACGGCGAAGTGCTGACTTACAGCTACGACAAAGGAGGACAATTAAAAGGAGTTACCGGCACAAAGGGAATAGAAACCTATAGATACGTAGACAATATCTTATACGATGAACATGCACAACGAGTCTACATCAAATACGGCAACGGAGTCGAAACAAGATACACTTATGACCCTGCACGCCGCTGGCTAAAAGACATCAAGACAGAAAATAAAGATAAGAATTTGGTATTCCAAAAAATAAACTACAACTTTGATGCAGTAGGCAATGTAGAGGGGTATATAAATACTTCAAGCAAATATGAAACAAGTCAAAGCTACAGCTATGATGCCCTCTATCAACTTATAAAAGCCGAAGGAACGCACAAACAATACGGAGGAATAAACCCTAACCCCGATAACCCTCACCCGTCAAACCCCTTACACACAAATAAATACAGACAAACCTTTGCCTTCGACATAATAGGGAACATGACGAATAAGAGCAGCACCACAAACCTTCCCGGAGGCTCAATAGGAACTACCGATGACACAAAACTAAACTATGAATCGGATTATGAGTATGACAGTAAATATGCACACCGCTTAATAAGAGCCGGAACCCGTTATTACCGATACGACGCCAACGGCAACATCACTGCAGAAAAAGACGGAAAGTTCAGCGACAAAGAAGATCTTACCTTTACCTACTCCTACTTTGCAGAACATGACGTATACGGCGTAGACTACGGCTTTGACCTAGAACCCCCTGAAGATGACCCTGCAAACCTAGAAAGTGGAGGCACAACAAGTACTACACCTACAGGAGGCTACAGAAGAGATTATACATGGAACGAAAGAAATCTCTTGGTAAAATCGGACGATAAGTTAAACACAGTAATATACCGCTATGGAGATGACGGACAGAGAGCATTAAAATTTACACAACAGAGTAACAACGAGACACTGTATTTTAATAACTTTTATTCGGTACACCAAGTTGCCCATGAACCCAACCACGAACATGGGCTTAGAGTAAGCAAACACATCTTTGTCGGAAACTCGCGATTAGTAACTGCTATGACGCACGCAGACAACCACGGCGACACAACAGAACAAACAGAGAAAAGATACTACTACCACGCAGACCATCTGCAAAGTGCACAGTTTATAACCGATTGGAATGGTATGCAGTATGAACACATAGAGTATACCCCGTATGGAGAGCTGTGGATAGAGGAAACGGCACCCGGAATAGATAAACTGCCGTTTAGGTTTACCGGTAAAGAACTGGATGAAGAGACAGGGCTGTATTACTATGGGGCAAGGTATCTTGATCCGAAGTATTCGAGGTGGCTGTCAGGTGATCCGGCGTTAAATGATTACATACCAAAGGCTCCGATAGATGATGAAGCGAAGAAGCACAATGAAAACCTGCCGGGCATGGGAGGCGTGTTTAATGTTGTAAACTTGCACCTGTACCACTACGCGGGCAATAATCCGGTGAAGTATACCGATCCGGATGGGAGAAAAAGTAGATCTATATCATCAAATGAGTTATCTTATATTGAAGAAATTCTTGGTACTATAGGTAAAAATATAAATAATAATGTTACTATTAAATCATCACCTATAAATGGCAGCGCATCACTTGCTTGGAAAACAATTTATTTAGATAAAGAGATTTTTAATAATCCTTTGGCGAGTGACCATGGAAAAAAAACTCTAATACATGAGGCATTTCATCAAGTACAATATTTTTTTGACAGTGCAGGTGCTGGTATTATTCCTCTTCCAAAATTATTTCCATCAGCATGGGATCGGTTGGTTATAAATGAAAGAATTTACTCTCTATTTTCAGATGTTTATAAATCAGGTGATTATGAATTAACAGACATATCTAAATATAATAAATTATCTGACATACCATATTTAGAAGGGCAAGCTCAACTGGTTGGTATTTATGCCGCTCTTTATACAAAATTCAGGCGAGGCGATAAGATGTCTGATAAAGATCGTGCAGCTTTAAAAGATATGAATCGTATACTAATAAATTCAGGAATAACGTCGGAGGCTACAAAATGGGTTTCAGAAAATTTACAAGATTAA